The following nucleotide sequence is from Alkalihalobacillus sp. LMS39.
GGAAGTAGCCCAAGAGAGGGAGAATAAAAGGGCACAACAGTTTTGGAGAACCATCATAAGTGAATATACAAATGGAAATTTTGAAGAAGTTATGACAGAAGAGAAAGTTGTACTAGTGTTTGATTCTTAACTGAGTAACCAAACACATAAATTCAAGGAGGGAAAAAAATGAAGTTAGTCTTTTTATACCATCCAGTTCAAAATATAAAGGAATCTCTCACTTTTTATCGAGAGCATCTTGGATTAGTGGAAGCTTGGCGTGAAGGGGACCATACTGTTGCATTGAAATTACCTCATTCAGACGTACAACTATTAATTGAAGATGATGAACAAGACTTGCGACCAGGCGGAGTTTTTCAAGTTGATAGTGTAGATGAGTTTTATCAGACAAATAAAGAAAGTCTTACATTTAGTAAAGAACCTGTTGATATTCCACCAGGACGTTATGCAATATATGAAGATAATTCTGGAAACCTTATTAGAATTATAGATTTTTCAAAAGAAAAACAAGGATAAAGGAAAGGGAATTTATGATTTTCGAACTAACCATTCAAATACGTGTAAGTGATTTTACAAAAGGACAATTATGGTATGAGACACTGCTAAATCGTAAACCAGATTTTATTCCTCATGACGGATTTGCGGAGTGGGAGGTAATACCTGGTTGTTGGCTCCAGCTAGCAGAGGGTAAGCCCTCTATTCAAAGTGGCCCACTTCGTTTTGGTGTTCCTAATTTGGAATTAGAAAAACAGCGGTTAATAGAAAAGCTAGCAGTCAATGATTTTGAAGTTTTTTCAAGAGAGGAAGTTCCAGTGAAATGGGCTACTTTTTCTGACCCGTGGGGAAACCAAATTGGTTTGTTTGAATATTTTGATAAAAATGAAGAGCAAGAGCGGATGAAGACGATAATCGGTGGATAAACCTGACTACAGTAGCACGGTTAGAAAGGGGAACAATGAAATATAAAATCATATTTTTTGATGTAGACGGTACGATAACAAACGAGAAAGACGGTAGTATTTCCTCAACAATGAAACAAACGATAACTCGATTAAAAAACAAAGGAATAAAAGTCGTTGCGGCAACGGGAAGACCGTTATCAATGTGTGATGAAATAAAGGATTTAGGATTTGATGTGTTTATAACTGCAAATGGAGCTTATGCGAAACATCAAAATGACATCATTCACAAAGTGCCCATACATAAAACAATTGTTCATGATGTGTATCATTTTGCGAAGAAAGAAAATGACGGACTATCCTTATTTACAGAACAATTTACAATGAACGGTATCGAAAGCGAAAAAATAGCAAAAACCTTAAAAGAAACGCTAGGGATGGTTTCTTATCCGCCGGAAAATCTCAAAATTTATGACGAAGAAATTTATCTTATGTGTTTGTATGCCGATGCGGAGAAAGTAAAGAAGTATATCCACGAATTTCCAAATCTAATTTTTCAAAGGTGGCATCCATTCGTTTGTAATGTGTTACAGGATGAGGTGTCAAAATCATTAGCAGTTAGAAAAGTATTGAACTATTTTAACTTGACTTCAGATGCGGCTATTGGCATTGGTGACGGTGAGAATGATATCGACATGCTAGAACTTACAGGTCTAAGTATTGCGATGGAAAACGGCAATGATAATGTAAAAAGAGTAGCTGATTTTATTACAAAAAAAGCTAGTGAAGAAGGAGTCACACATGCCCTTCAACAATTCAGTGTTCTACACTAAGGAGGGAAAGAAGTGCTAAAACCAAAAAAACTAGAAAAAGGGTCCAAAGTGGCGATTATTTCTCCTTCAAGTGGATTGCCATATCTGTATCCAGAAATATATGAGCTTGGCCTAGAAAAAATAAGAGAAGTGCTACAGGTAGAGGTAATCGAAATGCCGACAGCGAGAATGTCGCCAGCACAGTTATATGATAATCCGGCGCTCAGGGCAGAAGATATCAACGAATGTTTTCGCGACCATAGTATTAATGCTATTTTCACTTCGATTGGGGGATATGAGTCAATAAGAATTTTACCATATTTAAATACGGAGCTTATTATGGAAAATCCCAAACTGATTATGGGATTTTCAGACGCGACAACGTTTTTGGCTTATTTAAATTCATTAGGAATGGTCACGTTTTATGGGCCTTCCGTTATGGCTGGGATGGCTCAAATTGGAAATCTACCCCAATCATATACAGAACACCTCCAACAGTTTCTTTTCTCTGAACCCCCTATATATCAATATAAACCATACGCGAAATGGACGAATGGATATAAAGACTGGAGTCACTTAGAAACACTTGGGCAATGTCAGCCGTTTATTGAAAATAGTGAAGGCTGGACATTTATTCAAGGAAATACACTAGTTGAAGGTAAGCTATGGGGTGGCTGTATTGAAGTGTTAGAATTTATGAAGGCCACGCCATATTGGATTCAAGAGGATTTTTGGCAAGGGAAAATCTTATTTTTTGAGACATCAGAAGAAAAGCCGACTCCGATGCAAGTTGGTTATATGCTTCGAAACTATGGAATGCAAGGTGTGTTCTCAAAAGTAAAAGGTATTATTTTTGGTAGACCAAAAGACTATACGGCAAAGGAAAAACAAGAGCTTGATGACATCCTTGTTTCAATCATTGCAAAAGAATTTGGTGCGAGTGACCTGACGATTGTTTCGAGTTTTGATTTTGGTCACACGGATCCAAAGCTTATTTTACCGCTTGGTTGCAAGGTATCATTGGATCCGATTTGTCAGGAAGTCATATTAAAAGAAAGTCCATTTAAAGCGGATGTGGATAGCTTTTAAACTTACGAAAGGACATATAATCCGTTATTTTCATAGTTTTTCCCTTTTTGAATTCGTAACGGACATTTGTTCCGTTAAGGACATGATTTTTGAGAGATTTATTAAAATAGATGCCGATTAGCGGAACAGAAGTCCGATAGATCTTTCAATCCTGCAATTTTTGGTCAAATAACGGAACAAATGTCCGAAACATTTTTTATAAGTCATCGTCTAATCTATAAAAAAGGTGACGATTTGAAAAATAGCGTGTTGTAATTAGGTTAGGAAAGGAAGAGAAGATATCATGAATGAAGTCATTCGAAATTATGACGATGTAATCAAAATGCTAGATAAACTGATTGCCGAAGAGACAAATATTAATTGGGATCATTTTTATACAAACAGAGAACGCAAAGTGCCATTTTTTGTAGATGTTCCTGATGAGAATTTAGTGGAGTATATGGATAAAGGATTGATTACCTCAGGAAAAGTGTTGGAATTAGGCTGTGGTCCAGGGCGGAATGCCATGTATTTAGCAGAAAAGGGTTGTTCCGTTGATGCGGTTGATATGTCAGAGGTTGCTCTGCAATGGGGAAGAGAACGTGCCAAAGAAAAAGGTATCAATGTCAATTACATAAAAAAAGACTTGTTTGAACTTGAATTAGAAAAAGGAGTATACGACCTTGTCTATGTTCCGGCTGCTTTCATCACATTGCACCCCACCGAAGAATGGACTATATCGACTTAGTATTTTCTTCATTAAAAGCGGGTGGCTATTTTGCGCTAACATGCTTTGAAGAAGGGGGAGTATTAGGTGGGGCAACAATATCTGATTTAGACGTCTACATCGAAAGAAGTTTGCAAGGTGGTTTGGGCTTTACACCTAAAAAATTAAAAAAGATATTCTATGATTTTGAAGAAATTGAAATAAGAAAAATGAAAAAAGTAGAAGACAATGCCGCCCTATTTGGTGTTGAAGGATTATGGGTCGCTTTGTTTAAAAAAGCATTGTAGCGTTCTTGTAGTGGGTGTTATAAAAACATTAAAAAAACGCTCAAAACTGAGCGTTTTCGTTCTATCGAAGATCAATGTCCTTTATCAACTCCATATGATAATCTGCATCAATGGATTGAATCTGTAGTACTAAAGGACCGTCTGAAAACTCACTTTTTCGAGGAATACGAAACATATAATACGTTCTTCCTTTTGTTTTACCATCTAATTGATAGTTAAAATGAAAGTCAGATTCCCCCTCAATATAAAAATCAATCATCGGATAATACTCATGAACTTCATCCCATAATACGGTCAGTCGTAACGGATTATCGTAGAGGTCAAGTGGTTTTTTAGAGAGGTTAGCGACATTGGCTTCAATGACAAGGAATGTGAATAATTCTTCATCGATTCGATGACCGAATGCATCAGGGTTATTATTCGGTGGCATCACTTTATCTGCAAAATAATGTTTTATATACTCAATGGAAATGATGTCGTCTACAGTTACTGTATTGTCGGTTGTATGGATATCTGATGCGAGTACTTGTACTCGTTCGCGTTCGTCCATTTCTATCTCAGGGGAGTCAACAGCTACACTTCGATAATGATTGCTAGGTTCACTCTCATCACTAAAGATTTCTCCAATTCCCACAACACCTAAAAAGATAGCGACCGCAACAGCGCCAATGGCAACAAGTCGTTTAAAAGGATTTTTTCGTTTGGGTTTTTGGATGTTTGCTTCTGTCCCGATAAAGTCAACAAACATTTTGTAAAGAAGGTCAGCTTGACTTTCTGTTAATTTTTCAATGATGACGATGCTACCGTCAAGAACATATAAGTCAATACAATGGTACAGATTATTTGGAACGGTATATTTCGCAACATCATAAAAAGCTGAGTATTCGTGATGTACAAAATCAAAGTCCTTCATTGTTTTTGGTCTTGCTAAAAATATAACTTGTTTATTTGTAATGACAAAAAGACCGTCTAGTTCATCCCCATTTGCTCCAAGAAAGGCAGTAATGATTTTCTCGTCGTCTATAATCATATCCTTCAAAAAGATAATTTCCAACTCTGTTAATTGAACATACCCTTTTGATGCTGTGTTTATTTTTTCTTGTAGCTTCTCTACGTTTGCCAAAAGTATCACTTCCTAGTTCAAACATTTTGATTGGATTTTCCTGTAAAAATAGGATATATATATAGTAGCATCAATTATTCTATCTATCTGTGGAAAATTCGGGAATGCATCGAAAGTCATGATTTTTATAGTAAAGGAGACATTTCTAATGAACTTTTCTTTACCGGAAGCGATTGAAGTTTTAGAAAGAACACCGAAGACTTTGGAAGCTTTATTAAGTGGCTTGTCGACAGCATGGCTCACTTGCCGTGAAGGGGAAAAGACGTGGAATGCGAAAGAAGTTGTTGAGCATTTCATTTATGCTGAAAAACAAAATTGGATTCCTCGCTTACAAACGATATTGGAACAAACAGAAAATAAAGCATTCCCACCATTTGACCGATTTGCCCATTTGCAACAGGCATCCGGGAGTAAAATGGAAGAGAGAATCACGGAGTTTCATCAGCTTCGACAACAAAACATAGCAAAGCTAAAACAGCTAGTTACAGTAGACCAACAGCTTGAATTAACGGGAATTCACCCTGAATTTGGGGAAGTGAAAACGAAGGAATTACTAGCGACATGGGTAGTGCATGATTTAACCCATTTAGCTCAAATCGGTAGAGTGATGGCAAAACGCTACAGTGATGATGTAGGACCTTGGAAAGCATATATTAGTATTTTGAACGCTAAAACGTAATTGGAGGTTATTTTTTGATTTTATATGATACGATTTACGGACAATGTGAAGTAACAGGTGTAATGGAGGAATTATTGAATAGCAGCCCTGTTCAACGATTAAAAGGAATTCACCAAGGCGGCGCAAGTTATTTAGTTAATCCGAAATGGAATGTGACTCGGTATGATCATTCTGTTGGTGCGATGATTCTAGTAAAACATCTCGGTGGGTCTGTTGAAGAGCAAGTAGCAGCGTTATTGCATGATGTGTCCCATACTGCGTTTTCACATGTTGTTGATTTTGTTTTTGATAATGAAAAAGAAGATTATCATGAAAAAATCTATGAATCTGTGTTGACAAGTTCGGAAATTCCAGAAATTTTAGTTAAGTATGGATTTGATGAAAAAGCTATTTTATATGATCATTCAAAATGGACATTACTTGAACAACCAGCGCCAGAACTTTGTGTGGACCGAATCGATTACACATTAAGAGATATGTATGAGTACGGTCATATCACAGAGGCAGAAGTCAAACGTTTTTTACAAGACATCGTTATAATCGATGGGAAAATTCATTTACAATCAATTGAAGTGGCAGAATGGTTTGTTGACATCTATTACAAGGAAGTTATCGGTTTCTTCATGGACCCATTAAATATTTACGGTTATGATGTTCTAGCAAACGTCATTCAATATGCGTTACATCATCAATACCTTACATTAGATGATTTATTAGGTGAGGATGAGGAAGTGATGTTAAAACTCCAAAATATTCAAGATTCAGAATTACAGCAAAAACTAAGTCAATTACATCCTCAAATTGTAGTAGAGGAAAATGAGCAGGACTATGATATCTATCGAAAAAACAAAGTGAGATTAATTGATCCATCAATGTTTTATAATGGGAAAATCCAGAAAGCGTCTACATTATCTGAGAAAGTAAAGCAACTAGGCGATGAGGCTTATCATAAAGCGACACGCGGGGCATTTGTTAAGGTTCTTTCTTCATCACGAGTGTAACAGGAAAGTAGGTATTCAATGAAAGTAAAGTCTCGTCTTACATTTAGCATCATCGGTATGGTTGTTATTGTAGTTATGACGATTCTCATTTATTTGTTAATCGTTATGTTACAGCATTTTATTTTTGTGCCAGATGATTATATTTTGTCAGTTTTTAAATCACCTGCTTCCTCGTTTATTTTCATATATGAAGTGTATTTCATTATTGGACTATTTTATTTGTTTTGGGGGCGGAGTTACGGTTCAGTAAGAGGGGGGCGTCACCGGTCATTTTGGAAGAATCATAGAAAAAAACTTGTGCCGATTTTTATTAGTAGTAATGTTGTGTTATTTTACTATATTCTCACTTCAGTAACCGTAATTACGGATACTAAAATTATCGATCATTCCTTTTTCGCTCCAAGTGGGAAAGAGTATGCATATACAGATGTTATCCATATTGAAACAGGAGTATATGGAAAAGGGTATTCTTTTTACTCTAAGAAAAAAGGTGATTTTTATTACATTCTTCATTTTAAAGATCACGTAGCTATCGATATCACAGAAGTCGGACAAACAAAAGATAATGTGCATGAAATTTTTTTAATTGAAGAATTAGATGAAATATTCGTCAAATTAGGGATAGACAAAACAGCTAATCCTGAAAACTTTGTTTATGCAACAGAACATCTTGCCCAAAACTATACGGATTCAATAAAAAGGGTTATTAAAAATTTGAAATAGGAGGCGCGAAATGGAAAAGTCAATTGTAATCGAGCCAATGAAACGAGAGGACTGGAATGCGGTCAAAGAGATTTACAATGAAGGGATCGCAACAGGAAACGCAACGTTTCAAACAGAAGCACCTTCTTGGGAAGAGTGGGATGATAG
It contains:
- a CDS encoding VOC family protein, with the translated sequence MIFELTIQIRVSDFTKGQLWYETLLNRKPDFIPHDGFAEWEVIPGCWLQLAEGKPSIQSGPLRFGVPNLELEKQRLIEKLAVNDFEVFSREEVPVKWATFSDPWGNQIGLFEYFDKNEEQERMKTIIGG
- a CDS encoding HD domain-containing protein, translated to MILYDTIYGQCEVTGVMEELLNSSPVQRLKGIHQGGASYLVNPKWNVTRYDHSVGAMILVKHLGGSVEEQVAALLHDVSHTAFSHVVDFVFDNEKEDYHEKIYESVLTSSEIPEILVKYGFDEKAILYDHSKWTLLEQPAPELCVDRIDYTLRDMYEYGHITEAEVKRFLQDIVIIDGKIHLQSIEVAEWFVDIYYKEVIGFFMDPLNIYGYDVLANVIQYALHHQYLTLDDLLGEDEEVMLKLQNIQDSELQQKLSQLHPQIVVEENEQDYDIYRKNKVRLIDPSMFYNGKIQKASTLSEKVKQLGDEAYHKATRGAFVKVLSSSRV
- a CDS encoding Cof-type HAD-IIB family hydrolase, translating into MKYKIIFFDVDGTITNEKDGSISSTMKQTITRLKNKGIKVVAATGRPLSMCDEIKDLGFDVFITANGAYAKHQNDIIHKVPIHKTIVHDVYHFAKKENDGLSLFTEQFTMNGIESEKIAKTLKETLGMVSYPPENLKIYDEEIYLMCLYADAEKVKKYIHEFPNLIFQRWHPFVCNVLQDEVSKSLAVRKVLNYFNLTSDAAIGIGDGENDIDMLELTGLSIAMENGNDNVKRVADFITKKASEEGVTHALQQFSVLH
- a CDS encoding DinB family protein is translated as MNFSLPEAIEVLERTPKTLEALLSGLSTAWLTCREGEKTWNAKEVVEHFIYAEKQNWIPRLQTILEQTENKAFPPFDRFAHLQQASGSKMEERITEFHQLRQQNIAKLKQLVTVDQQLELTGIHPEFGEVKTKELLATWVVHDLTHLAQIGRVMAKRYSDDVGPWKAYISILNAKT
- a CDS encoding S66 peptidase family protein — its product is MLKPKKLEKGSKVAIISPSSGLPYLYPEIYELGLEKIREVLQVEVIEMPTARMSPAQLYDNPALRAEDINECFRDHSINAIFTSIGGYESIRILPYLNTELIMENPKLIMGFSDATTFLAYLNSLGMVTFYGPSVMAGMAQIGNLPQSYTEHLQQFLFSEPPIYQYKPYAKWTNGYKDWSHLETLGQCQPFIENSEGWTFIQGNTLVEGKLWGGCIEVLEFMKATPYWIQEDFWQGKILFFETSEEKPTPMQVGYMLRNYGMQGVFSKVKGIIFGRPKDYTAKEKQELDDILVSIIAKEFGASDLTIVSSFDFGHTDPKLILPLGCKVSLDPICQEVILKESPFKADVDSF
- a CDS encoding VOC family protein, with the protein product MKLVFLYHPVQNIKESLTFYREHLGLVEAWREGDHTVALKLPHSDVQLLIEDDEQDLRPGGVFQVDSVDEFYQTNKESLTFSKEPVDIPPGRYAIYEDNSGNLIRIIDFSKEKQG